A window of Aeromicrobium sp. A1-2 contains these coding sequences:
- a CDS encoding MFS transporter → MTTDLRRTRIAVAAGFFLQGLVFAAIVTQAPRIKDKFDIGDGGLTGILVLVAVLSGVGSILAGMVAERRTSATAFRLALLTIGLGALLVGLAPSLPLVVAAFVVYGLGVGAVDAGMNMQGVRVQHAYGRSVMASFHGMWSVAGIVGALYAAGAAKIDLPLALSLLIIAIVTWVVVMLAAPHFIEAQEHDPGLSAQGLDLPWRPILVFGLVILLFYAADTGILTWSSVYLEDALDSTKSVAPLAYGAYEAGALVSRFGGDHLVRRVGATMVVAFGTITGIVGLAVVVSAATPAIAIAGFFVVGLGLAILAPLSFAALAGAVPAESLDVAIARMNIANYLGAILGGGLIGAAASSDHLRWAFVIPLVLIPLVLLFVRSFRTADADTLDAV, encoded by the coding sequence GTGACGACGGACCTGCGGCGGACCCGCATCGCAGTGGCGGCCGGCTTCTTCCTGCAAGGGCTCGTGTTCGCCGCGATCGTGACCCAGGCGCCGCGGATCAAGGACAAGTTCGACATCGGGGACGGCGGCCTGACCGGCATCCTCGTGCTCGTCGCCGTGCTGTCGGGCGTCGGCAGCATCCTCGCCGGCATGGTCGCCGAGCGCCGCACCAGCGCGACGGCCTTCCGGCTCGCCCTCCTGACGATCGGCCTGGGCGCACTCCTGGTGGGTCTGGCCCCGAGCCTGCCGCTGGTTGTCGCGGCCTTCGTCGTCTACGGGCTGGGGGTCGGCGCCGTCGATGCCGGCATGAACATGCAGGGCGTGCGGGTGCAGCACGCGTACGGTCGCAGCGTCATGGCGAGCTTCCACGGGATGTGGTCCGTCGCCGGTATCGTCGGCGCGTTGTACGCGGCAGGCGCAGCCAAGATCGATCTGCCCCTGGCGCTCTCACTGCTCATCATCGCGATCGTCACGTGGGTCGTGGTCATGCTGGCGGCACCGCACTTCATCGAGGCACAGGAGCACGATCCGGGTCTGTCTGCGCAAGGACTGGACCTGCCGTGGCGTCCGATCCTGGTGTTCGGGCTCGTGATCCTGCTGTTCTATGCGGCCGACACCGGCATCCTGACGTGGAGCAGCGTCTACCTGGAGGATGCGCTCGACTCGACCAAGAGCGTCGCGCCGCTGGCGTACGGCGCGTACGAGGCCGGCGCACTGGTCTCGCGGTTCGGCGGTGACCACCTGGTGCGCCGGGTCGGCGCGACGATGGTCGTGGCATTCGGGACGATCACGGGCATCGTCGGCCTCGCGGTCGTGGTGTCCGCAGCGACCCCGGCCATCGCGATCGCCGGCTTCTTCGTCGTCGGTCTCGGGCTGGCCATCCTCGCGCCGCTGTCCTTCGCGGCACTGGCCGGTGCCGTGCCGGCGGAGTCCCTCGACGTCGCTATCGCCCGCATGAACATCGCCAACTACCTCGGCGCGATCCTGGGCGGCGGGCTGATCGGGGCCGCGGCCTCGTCGGACCACCTGCGCTGGGCGTTCGTGATTCCCCTGGTGCTGATCCCGCTCGTGCTGCTCTTCGTCCGCTCGTTCCGGACGGCCGACGCGGACACACTCGACGCGGTGTGA
- a CDS encoding sortase, whose amino-acid sequence MTTTLAPGRPPKSAGRRVTTGVGVTLILAGLGLLVYFGWQYYGTNVVSKHKQSEIKQSLAVDWGKGIDSDAIGLLRVKRFGDKFEVPIVKGFDDEALARGVGWDTKSAKPGEIGNFAIAGHRVTHGEPFSKFPKLKRGDKVEVETRTHIYTYQLRNSGTSIKVDFSVSWPLWRVPDPDARNKKPDRAVITMLTCSELFHTNNRNIVIGDLVETIDKSKPRPVETD is encoded by the coding sequence ATGACGACGACGCTTGCCCCGGGGCGACCTCCCAAGAGCGCAGGGCGTCGGGTCACGACCGGCGTGGGCGTGACGCTGATCCTGGCCGGGCTCGGACTTCTGGTCTACTTCGGCTGGCAGTACTACGGCACCAACGTCGTCTCGAAGCACAAGCAGTCCGAGATCAAGCAGAGCCTTGCCGTCGACTGGGGCAAGGGCATCGACAGCGACGCGATAGGACTCCTGCGGGTCAAGCGGTTCGGCGACAAGTTCGAGGTGCCGATCGTGAAGGGCTTCGACGACGAGGCGTTGGCACGGGGCGTCGGCTGGGACACCAAGAGCGCCAAGCCCGGCGAGATCGGGAACTTCGCGATCGCCGGCCACCGGGTGACCCACGGCGAGCCGTTCAGCAAGTTCCCCAAGCTCAAGCGCGGCGACAAAGTCGAGGTCGAGACCCGCACGCACATCTACACCTACCAGCTGCGCAACTCCGGCACCTCGATCAAGGTCGACTTCTCGGTGTCCTGGCCGCTGTGGCGGGTCCCCGACCCGGACGCGCGCAACAAGAAGCCGGACCGGGCCGTCATCACGATGCTGACCTGCTCGGAGCTGTTCCACACCAACAACCGCAACATCGTGATTGGCGATCTGGTCGAGACGATCGACAAGAGCAAGCCCCGTCCGGTCGAGACCGACTGA
- a CDS encoding diacylglycerol kinase family protein, whose translation MTSLLAIANADAGTADDDAISQTVEAMARRHDVELVTTSTPDDLVAALRAHPTIDGVVVLGGDGSLHAVVEALRTEGRLGDVVVGLVPLGTGNDFAATLGLPDDGVKAAEVIAVGRTRPIDLIIDADDHVVVNAAHIGIGAEAARAARPWKKLLGPVGYVIGAVITGARGLTQPGARLEITIDGTTLDRTEPIIQVAVGNGRFVGGGAPLLPQADPSDGELDLAVSYTESPRRRIAYARSVRRGDHHRRDDVVYMRGTQVTVRGDELACTSDGELSPPAAEHAWRIEPGALTMYVP comes from the coding sequence ATGACATCACTCCTCGCGATCGCAAACGCCGATGCCGGCACAGCGGACGACGACGCGATCAGCCAGACCGTCGAGGCGATGGCGCGCCGCCACGACGTCGAGCTCGTGACGACGTCGACGCCCGACGACCTGGTCGCGGCGTTGCGGGCACATCCGACGATCGACGGTGTCGTCGTGCTGGGCGGTGACGGCAGCCTGCACGCCGTCGTCGAGGCGCTGCGCACCGAGGGACGACTGGGCGATGTCGTGGTGGGACTCGTGCCGCTGGGCACGGGGAACGACTTCGCCGCGACCCTCGGGCTGCCCGACGACGGCGTCAAGGCCGCTGAAGTCATCGCCGTGGGACGCACCCGCCCGATCGACCTGATCATCGACGCCGATGATCACGTCGTCGTCAACGCCGCCCACATCGGGATCGGCGCCGAGGCCGCACGGGCGGCCCGGCCGTGGAAAAAGCTGCTCGGCCCGGTCGGCTATGTCATCGGCGCCGTCATCACGGGCGCGCGCGGGCTGACCCAACCCGGGGCACGGCTTGAGATCACGATCGACGGCACGACCCTGGACCGCACAGAGCCCATCATCCAGGTGGCAGTAGGCAACGGCCGGTTCGTGGGCGGCGGCGCTCCGCTGCTCCCACAGGCCGATCCGTCCGACGGGGAGCTCGACCTTGCCGTGTCGTACACCGAGTCACCGCGGCGCCGCATCGCGTACGCCCGGAGCGTCCGACGCGGCGACCATCACCGCCGGGACGATGTGGTCTACATGCGCGGCACCCAGGTCACCGTGCGGGGCGACGAGCTGGCGTGCACCAGCGACGGCGAGCTCAGCCCACCAGCCGCCGAGCACGCCTGGCGGATCGAGCCGGGCGCGCTGACGATGTACGTGCCCTAG
- a CDS encoding type IV toxin-antitoxin system AbiEi family antitoxin domain-containing protein — MDDVFLALAVQRGGYFFRHDLIACGFGDPQIRAAVRAGRLARLRHGTYAPSALVAPLSPEERHVLVAYSVADKLGPGVALSHHSAALVHSGHSFGLDLKTVHVTQLNGVHGRREAGVVFHVGHVRDADLVEIGGRLIVAPARAAFETACIAPTESGMVTMSAVLHDRHCTREELVEVGERLERWPGGRHARLAIRLADSRCESVGESRSLHMFWREGIPRPELQVVVRTEDGRVVARTDFAWLLHRHTGEFDGLFKYGRLNPYRDDLGRAVTDEKKREDLVRSLMLGMSRWTWEGLNPDRRQSTARDIHRGLERSKRLYARNATHIPLAV; from the coding sequence ATGGACGACGTCTTTTTGGCCCTCGCCGTACAACGCGGTGGCTACTTCTTCCGCCACGACCTGATCGCGTGCGGCTTCGGAGATCCGCAGATCCGTGCCGCGGTTCGAGCGGGTCGGCTGGCCCGGTTGAGGCATGGCACCTACGCGCCCTCCGCGCTCGTCGCGCCGCTCAGCCCCGAGGAGCGGCATGTCCTCGTCGCGTACTCGGTAGCCGACAAGCTCGGTCCGGGTGTGGCGCTGAGTCACCACTCGGCGGCGTTGGTCCACAGCGGTCACTCGTTCGGCCTGGACCTCAAGACGGTTCACGTCACCCAGCTCAATGGTGTCCACGGGCGGCGGGAAGCGGGTGTGGTGTTTCACGTCGGGCATGTTCGTGACGCGGACCTCGTCGAGATCGGCGGCCGGTTGATCGTGGCGCCGGCGCGCGCTGCCTTCGAGACCGCCTGCATCGCACCGACCGAGTCCGGGATGGTCACGATGAGCGCGGTGCTACACGACCGTCACTGCACTCGCGAGGAGCTGGTCGAGGTCGGCGAGCGGCTCGAGCGGTGGCCAGGTGGCCGCCATGCCCGGTTGGCCATCCGGCTGGCCGACAGCCGCTGCGAGTCGGTCGGCGAGTCCCGGTCGCTCCACATGTTCTGGCGCGAAGGCATCCCCCGACCGGAGCTCCAGGTCGTTGTCCGCACGGAGGACGGCCGAGTAGTCGCGCGGACAGACTTTGCCTGGCTGCTCCACCGGCACACCGGTGAGTTTGACGGGTTGTTCAAGTACGGGCGCCTCAACCCCTACCGTGATGATCTTGGGCGCGCCGTGACCGACGAGAAGAAGCGCGAGGACCTCGTCCGCTCCCTGATGCTCGGCATGTCCCGATGGACGTGGGAAGGGCTCAACCCCGACCGCCGCCAGTCCACTGCCCGGGACATCCACCGCGGCCTTGAGCGTTCGAAGCGCCTGTACGCCCGCAACGCGACCCACATCCCGCTGGCTGTTTGA
- the fbaA gene encoding class II fructose-bisphosphate aldolase yields MPVATPEVYAAMLDKAKSESFAYPAINVSSSQTLNAALAGFAEAESDGIIQVSTGGAEYLSGPTVKDMVSGSLAFAAFAQEVAKKYPVNVALHTDHCPKDKLDGFVRPLIAASEERVKGGGLPYFQSHMWDGSAVPLEENLEIAQDLLARCVAANIILEVEIGIVGGEEDGVEGGMGEHLYTTPEDALATAAALGLGEKGRYLTALTFGNVHGVYKPGNVTLRPEILQAAQQAVAAKYGKDAPFDLVFHGGSGSLPEEISAAVDYGVVKMNVDTDTQYAFTRPVVGHMFANYDGVLKVDGEVGNKKAYDPRAWGKAGEAGMATRVAEACAALRSAGTRL; encoded by the coding sequence ATGCCCGTCGCCACACCCGAGGTCTACGCCGCGATGCTCGACAAGGCCAAGAGCGAGTCGTTCGCCTATCCGGCCATCAACGTCTCGTCCTCGCAGACGCTCAATGCCGCGCTCGCCGGGTTTGCCGAGGCCGAGAGCGACGGCATCATCCAGGTGTCGACCGGTGGCGCGGAATACCTTTCCGGCCCGACGGTCAAGGACATGGTGTCCGGCTCGCTGGCGTTTGCGGCCTTCGCCCAGGAGGTCGCCAAGAAGTACCCCGTCAACGTCGCTCTGCACACCGATCACTGCCCCAAGGACAAGCTCGACGGCTTCGTCCGTCCGCTGATCGCGGCGTCGGAGGAGCGGGTCAAGGGTGGCGGGCTGCCGTACTTCCAGTCGCACATGTGGGACGGCTCGGCGGTACCGCTGGAGGAGAACCTCGAGATCGCGCAGGACCTGCTGGCCCGCTGCGTCGCCGCGAACATCATCCTCGAGGTCGAGATCGGCATCGTGGGTGGCGAGGAGGACGGTGTCGAGGGCGGCATGGGGGAGCACCTCTACACGACACCCGAGGACGCGCTCGCGACCGCCGCAGCGTTGGGCCTGGGTGAGAAGGGCCGCTACCTGACGGCGCTGACCTTCGGCAACGTGCACGGTGTCTACAAGCCGGGCAACGTCACGCTGCGCCCAGAGATCCTGCAGGCCGCACAGCAGGCCGTCGCCGCGAAGTACGGCAAGGACGCCCCGTTCGACCTGGTGTTCCACGGCGGATCGGGCTCGCTGCCCGAGGAGATCTCGGCCGCGGTCGACTACGGCGTCGTCAAGATGAACGTCGACACCGACACGCAGTACGCCTTCACCCGACCCGTCGTCGGGCACATGTTCGCGAACTACGACGGTGTCCTCAAGGTCGACGGCGAGGTCGGCAACAAGAAGGCGTATGACCCGCGGGCCTGGGGCAAGGCCGGCGAGGCCGGGATGGCGACCCGCGTCGCCGAGGCCTGCGCCGCGCTGCGGAGTGCCGGCACCCGTCTCTGA
- a CDS encoding DMT family transporter, translating to MMTMTHDVEATARSRVPQGLAFAALSAISFGLSGALAKGLLEAGWTPAAAVTLRIVIAAVVLLVPATIALRGRWALLRDNARLVVSYGVVAVAGCQFAYFNAVDHMQVGVALLIEYTAPVAVIGWLWFRHHQRPGRLTVLGAVVAAVGLVLVLELVSGASVSLVGVLWALGAMVGVAAYFVMSADEDNGLPGLVLAAGGLVVAAIVLLLAALLGIVPWAAPRTSVSFVDTTVPWWVPVLALGVVTAALAYVTGIAATRRLGSRLASFVALNEVLAALVFAWLLLGELPGGIQVVGGLLILAGVVVVKLGEPEIAATPGSP from the coding sequence ATGATGACAATGACTCATGACGTCGAGGCGACGGCCCGCTCCCGCGTGCCACAGGGTCTGGCCTTCGCGGCACTGTCAGCGATCTCTTTCGGCCTCTCCGGCGCCCTCGCCAAGGGTCTGCTCGAGGCCGGCTGGACTCCCGCCGCAGCGGTGACGCTACGCATCGTGATTGCCGCCGTCGTCCTGCTGGTTCCCGCCACGATCGCGCTGCGGGGGCGGTGGGCTCTGCTGCGCGACAACGCCAGGCTGGTCGTGTCGTACGGAGTCGTCGCTGTTGCGGGGTGCCAGTTCGCGTACTTCAACGCCGTCGACCACATGCAGGTCGGAGTGGCCCTGCTGATCGAGTACACCGCGCCCGTTGCGGTCATCGGCTGGCTGTGGTTTCGCCATCACCAGCGTCCCGGGCGGCTGACGGTGCTCGGCGCGGTGGTCGCCGCGGTCGGACTGGTGCTGGTCCTGGAGCTGGTGTCCGGGGCGAGCGTCAGCCTGGTGGGTGTGCTCTGGGCTCTCGGCGCGATGGTCGGCGTCGCGGCGTACTTCGTGATGTCGGCGGACGAGGACAACGGGCTGCCGGGACTGGTCCTCGCGGCGGGCGGCCTCGTGGTCGCCGCGATCGTCCTGCTCCTGGCCGCGCTGCTCGGGATCGTGCCGTGGGCCGCGCCCCGGACCTCGGTGTCGTTCGTCGACACGACCGTCCCGTGGTGGGTTCCGGTGCTCGCGCTGGGCGTCGTGACGGCCGCGCTGGCGTACGTCACGGGCATCGCAGCAACTCGCCGCCTCGGCTCCCGACTCGCCTCGTTCGTCGCGCTCAACGAGGTGCTGGCCGCGCTCGTGTTCGCCTGGTTGCTGCTTGGCGAGCTGCCCGGCGGCATCCAAGTCGTCGGCGGCCTGCTGATCCTCGCCGGCGTCGTGGTCGTCAAGCTCGGCGAGCCAGAGATCGCGGCCACACCCGGATCGCCCTAG
- the pyrE gene encoding orotate phosphoribosyltransferase, with amino-acid sequence MHDYQREFIEFALDHEVLRFGEFTLKSGRTSPYFFNAGLFNTGGRLAALGRSYAAAIDRSEIAFDVLLGPAYKGIPIASATAVQLSEQLGRDVPWCFNRKEPKDHGEGGLIVGAPLAGRVLVVDDVITAGTAIREVMEIVKAEGAQVAGILVALDRQERGRGELSAIQEVERDFGVPVLSIIDFGQIIEYVQESGQHAEHLDSIRAYRDEFGIATAPA; translated from the coding sequence ATGCACGACTACCAGCGTGAGTTCATCGAGTTCGCCCTCGACCACGAGGTGCTCCGGTTCGGGGAGTTCACCCTGAAGTCGGGCCGGACCTCACCGTATTTCTTCAACGCGGGCCTGTTCAACACCGGCGGGCGACTCGCTGCCCTGGGCCGGTCGTACGCAGCGGCGATCGATCGGAGCGAGATCGCGTTCGACGTGCTGCTCGGCCCGGCGTACAAGGGCATCCCGATTGCGTCGGCGACGGCGGTCCAGCTCTCCGAGCAGCTCGGCCGGGACGTGCCGTGGTGCTTCAACCGCAAGGAGCCCAAGGACCACGGCGAGGGTGGTCTGATCGTCGGCGCTCCGCTGGCCGGGCGGGTCCTCGTCGTGGACGACGTCATCACTGCCGGCACCGCGATCCGTGAGGTCATGGAGATCGTGAAGGCCGAGGGCGCACAGGTGGCAGGCATCCTGGTCGCCCTGGATCGGCAGGAGCGGGGCCGCGGGGAGCTCTCGGCGATCCAGGAGGTCGAACGCGACTTCGGCGTACCAGTTCTCTCGATCATCGACTTCGGGCAGATCATCGAATACGTCCAGGAGTCCGGCCAGCACGCCGAGCACCTGGACTCGATCCGGGCCTACCGTGACGAGTTCGGGATCGCGACCGCGCCGGCATGA
- a CDS encoding TrmH family RNA methyltransferase, translating to MTEPEIVAEVGVGPWDGEWPAEERYDHELLRDGDRRNVVDRYRYWRLEAIVADLDLRRHGFHVAIENWQHDFNIGSIVRTANAFAAAEVHIVGRRRWNRRGAMVTDRYQHVRHHGSVEDFAAWAGEARLAVIGIDNVADSTPIETADLPGACVLVFGQEGPGLSDEARAACERTLSIAQFGSTRSINAGAAAAIAMHAWIRQHAEL from the coding sequence ATGACCGAGCCCGAGATCGTGGCCGAGGTCGGGGTCGGTCCGTGGGACGGCGAGTGGCCCGCTGAGGAGCGCTATGACCATGAGTTGCTGCGCGACGGAGACCGCCGCAACGTGGTCGACCGCTACCGCTACTGGCGCCTGGAGGCGATCGTCGCCGACCTCGACCTGCGTCGCCACGGGTTCCACGTCGCGATCGAGAACTGGCAGCACGACTTCAACATCGGCTCGATCGTGCGGACCGCGAACGCCTTCGCCGCCGCCGAGGTGCACATCGTGGGGCGGCGGCGGTGGAACCGGCGCGGCGCGATGGTCACCGACCGCTACCAGCACGTCCGGCACCACGGATCGGTCGAGGACTTCGCCGCGTGGGCCGGGGAGGCGCGACTGGCTGTGATCGGCATCGACAACGTCGCGGACTCCACCCCGATCGAGACCGCCGACCTGCCCGGGGCATGCGTGCTGGTGTTCGGTCAGGAAGGGCCGGGGCTCTCGGACGAGGCGCGCGCCGCGTGCGAACGGACTCTCTCGATCGCACAGTTCGGCTCGACCCGGTCGATCAACGCGGGCGCCGCGGCAGCGATCGCGATGCACGCCTGGATCCGTCAGCACGCCGAGCTCTGA
- a CDS encoding DUF3151 domain-containing protein: MTNLFGEPPATLLPEDPGAASLDAGDSPQNVAASHPDSALAWIVLSELALADGKDLEGYAFARTGYHRSLDLLRRNGWKGHGPLPWNHEPNRAFLRALVALADASERFGDDGEAHRCREFLHESSPEAYEELVAPKA, translated from the coding sequence ATGACCAACTTGTTCGGTGAACCGCCCGCAACCCTGCTGCCCGAAGATCCTGGGGCCGCGTCGCTGGACGCTGGTGACTCGCCGCAGAACGTCGCCGCAAGCCACCCCGACTCGGCACTCGCGTGGATCGTGCTGTCGGAGCTGGCGCTGGCCGACGGCAAGGACCTGGAGGGCTACGCCTTCGCCCGCACCGGCTACCACCGGTCGCTGGACCTGTTGCGACGCAACGGCTGGAAGGGGCACGGTCCGCTGCCGTGGAACCACGAGCCCAACCGCGCCTTCCTGCGTGCGCTGGTCGCCCTCGCCGACGCCTCCGAACGGTTCGGCGACGACGGTGAGGCGCACCGCTGCCGCGAGTTCCTGCACGAGTCGAGCCCCGAGGCGTACGAAGAGCTCGTCGCCCCGAAGGCCTGA
- a CDS encoding FAD-dependent oxidoreductase yields the protein MSSRVVIIGGDAAGMTAAATLRRTLPEGDEVVVLERGGWTSYSACGIPYWIAGEVAEPQDLVARTAAEHVANGIDLRLGVEATAIDPARRTVTFRDPDGSVDVLTYDRLVIATGAEPVRPALPGIDGTGIYGVQTLDDGQALIDGLAAGPGSVVVVGSGYVGLEIAEACVIRGFDTTVVERGSAPLAIVEPLLGTQIAEAMRGRGITLRVGTNVTGFALDASGQVEGVMTDGGTLAADLVVLGLGVTARSALAAQAGLPLGVKGGIVVDEHQRVIGFPEMWAAGDCVVSKDRVTGEQIHLPLGTHANKQGMVAADSLSADLLDREPSLTFPGVVQTAITKFCSLEISRTGLGEQQARDAGFDPVMVHVETTNFAGYMPGAGTMTVVMVADRSTRRLLGAQIVGAEDAALRIDVAATALAAGLAVDDVVMLDLAYAPPFSSVWSPIQVAARAMVKALRG from the coding sequence ATGAGCTCCCGCGTGGTCATCATCGGTGGTGACGCGGCCGGCATGACGGCCGCCGCCACACTCCGCCGGACGTTGCCAGAAGGTGACGAGGTCGTGGTCCTCGAGCGGGGGGGGTGGACCTCGTACTCCGCGTGCGGCATCCCCTACTGGATTGCGGGGGAGGTCGCCGAGCCGCAGGATCTCGTCGCGCGCACCGCCGCTGAGCACGTCGCGAACGGCATCGACCTGAGGCTCGGTGTCGAAGCGACCGCGATCGACCCGGCACGTCGTACGGTCACCTTCCGTGACCCCGACGGATCGGTCGACGTCCTGACGTACGACCGCCTGGTCATTGCGACCGGGGCAGAGCCCGTACGCCCGGCGCTTCCCGGTATCGACGGCACCGGCATCTACGGCGTGCAGACCCTGGACGACGGGCAGGCCCTGATCGACGGCCTTGCGGCGGGCCCGGGGAGCGTCGTGGTGGTCGGCTCCGGGTACGTCGGGCTCGAGATCGCGGAGGCGTGCGTGATCCGCGGCTTCGACACGACGGTGGTCGAACGCGGCTCGGCGCCTCTAGCCATCGTCGAGCCCCTGCTCGGCACCCAGATTGCCGAGGCGATGCGCGGCCGGGGCATCACCCTGCGGGTCGGCACCAATGTGACGGGGTTCGCCCTCGATGCCTCGGGCCAGGTGGAAGGGGTCATGACCGACGGTGGAACGCTCGCGGCCGACCTGGTCGTGCTCGGCCTCGGCGTGACGGCCCGCTCGGCGCTCGCGGCGCAGGCCGGACTACCGCTCGGGGTCAAGGGTGGGATCGTCGTCGACGAGCACCAGCGCGTCATCGGGTTTCCCGAGATGTGGGCGGCCGGAGACTGCGTGGTGTCGAAGGATCGCGTCACGGGGGAGCAGATCCACCTGCCGTTGGGCACTCACGCAAACAAGCAGGGCATGGTCGCGGCGGACAGCCTGAGCGCGGACCTCTTGGACCGTGAGCCCTCGCTGACCTTCCCCGGGGTCGTGCAGACCGCGATCACGAAGTTCTGCTCGTTGGAGATCTCGCGGACCGGCCTGGGGGAGCAACAGGCCCGCGACGCCGGCTTCGACCCCGTGATGGTGCACGTCGAGACCACCAACTTTGCCGGCTACATGCCGGGTGCGGGCACGATGACCGTCGTGATGGTTGCCGACCGCTCGACACGCCGGCTGCTGGGCGCCCAGATCGTCGGGGCCGAGGACGCTGCGTTGCGCATCGACGTCGCGGCCACGGCGCTCGCCGCGGGGCTGGCCGTCGACGACGTCGTGATGCTCGACCTGGCGTACGCTCCGCCGTTCTCCTCGGTCTGGAGCCCGATCCAAGTTGCTGCGCGCGCGATGGTCAAGGCGCTGCGAGGGTGA